The nucleotide sequence TTTAACAGTTGCCAATGATGGACCGGATAAGGCAACCAATTTGCAAATAACCGATATACTTCCCTTAGGAATTACCGTTGGCAATATTAACGACGGTGGTGTCTTAAATGGAAATACAATTATCTGGAACGTTCCAAGCTTGGAGATTGGATCCATTGCCCTCACTTATGAGGGCACCATTAATATCCCACAAGGAGTTAATGGAGAATACAAGAATATAGCTCAAATAACCAAGGTTGATCAATTGGACATGGATTCCGCTCCCAATAATGACGATTATGATCAAAGTGAGGATGATGAGGACAGTCACACCGTTGGTACACCTATTGTAGATTTGGAAACTTTCAAAACGGTAGTGCCGCAAGAAGGCTATATTGGGGATGAGGTTGTATTTACTGTTAGGGTTATAAACCATGGACCATATGTAGCCTCCCATTTGGGAATAACGGAAGAGCTGCCAGCAGGATATGATTATGTTTCCTCAGAAACTGATAATGGTACTTATGATCCAACTAAGGGTATTTGGACTATGGATACTTTAGGAATTGAAGAAAGTTCAACACTGGAAATCAAAGCTACTATAACCGAATTGGATGATTATGTAAATGTAGCAACTCTAGCTTATGTTGATCAGTTGGATTTTAGACCAATCAACGACTCCTCTATGGCGGGAATTACCCTCATCGATCTGGAGGTAAAAGAAATAGATCAGGATTGTATGGTGATATTCAATGAATTTTCGCCCAACAACGACGGGTTAAACGATGTCTTTTTTATTGAATGTATAGAAAGTTACCCAAATAATTATCTTCAGATCTTCAACCGTTGGGGACAAAGAGTTTTTGAAACCACCGGGTATAAAAATGATTGGCATGGAACAGTGTCCAAGACCAATTATATGGGATCTGATAAGAATTTACCCGTAGGTACCTATTTTTATCTCCTCGATTTTGGGGACGGTATAACACCTATAAAAAGCGGATGGCTATACATTAGCCGATAATTTGACCATTAATTGTAATACAATAAATAAATTTTAATGATTTCCCCCAGATTTAGATTTCTTGCACTCCTTTTGTTGCCGGTGTTCTATGTGAGCCATGGTCAGCAAGAACCACAGTATACCCACTACAATTACAATACCATGACTGTAAATCCCGGTTATACCGGTTCTCGAGGTCATTTAACCATTTTGTCACTTTATAGAAGTCAGTGGGCGGGGATCGAAGGGGCGCCATCAACGATAACGTTCGGTATAGAATCGCCTATTGGTTTATTTGACGGGCTTGGAATCTCTATTGTACATGATCAACTTGGGCCTTCCCAAGAAACTTATATAGATGGTAATTATGCCCATAATCTAATCCTTAATAGAAGGGGGGACAGGCTGGCACTTGGTTTAAAGGCTGGTATTAAGTTTTTGAGTTTGGATTGGTCCAAAGGTAGATATAGGGAGCCTGAAGCAATATTTAATGAGAATATCAATAGTGAGGTTCTTCCAAGTATAGGGGCTGGCATATTTTATTATACCAATAAGTATTATATCGGTGTTTCAACCCCTAATATATTGACTGGTAAGCATTATGACGCCATAGCGGAATCTGAAGCTTCGGACTTGGTTCATCTGTATTTAATTGGCGGATATGTGTTTGATCTGACGCCTGATCTAAAATTCAAGCCTTCATTTTTTGTCAAGAATGTTATAGGAGGCGCTGTATCTATTGATACCTCGCTCAATTTTCTGACATACGAAACTTTAAATTTAGGCGTTAACTATAGACTGGAGGATTCTTTGAGTGCCTTAATTGGCTTTCAGATCAGCACCAAAATGAATATGGGATATGCGTTTGACT is from Arenibacter algicola and encodes:
- a CDS encoding PorP/SprF family type IX secretion system membrane protein — protein: MISPRFRFLALLLLPVFYVSHGQQEPQYTHYNYNTMTVNPGYTGSRGHLTILSLYRSQWAGIEGAPSTITFGIESPIGLFDGLGISIVHDQLGPSQETYIDGNYAHNLILNRRGDRLALGLKAGIKFLSLDWSKGRYREPEAIFNENINSEVLPSIGAGIFYYTNKYYIGVSTPNILTGKHYDAIAESEASDLVHLYLIGGYVFDLTPDLKFKPSFFVKNVIGGAVSIDTSLNFLTYETLNLGVNYRLEDSLSALIGFQISTKMNMGYAFDYSINELNNYNSGTHEIFFRYQLISKDKKLKSPRFF